Proteins from a genomic interval of Diprion similis isolate iyDipSimi1 chromosome 10, iyDipSimi1.1, whole genome shotgun sequence:
- the LOC124411563 gene encoding myocyte-specific enhancer factor 2 isoform X1 — translation MGRKKIQISRITDERNRQVTFNKRKFGVMKKAYELSVLCDCEIALIIFSSSNKLYQYASTDMDKVLLKYTEYNEPHESLTNKNIIEALNKKEHKGAMSPESPEPDTAEYNLTPRTEAKYSKIDEEFQMMMQRNQHNGTRVMGQSNYTLPVSVPVNSYGESLLGSSPQMAHTSISPRPSSSETDSVYPSGGMLDMSNGYPPSASPLGGSPSPGPSPALGVGGGGGGKGSSSRHSPQPPPPPHPHRANLRVVIPAPLTQSLSDDNNYDSGHSQSALNTPVVALQTPSVPAGYSSFGPTDYSSDLGSLAWSHQRYVDDLSMYSAATMSSISGLPHLAVSSSTPPPSTSPLPVKIKSEPISPPRDPHGGGGPGGGNPGSIHHSSLGVGPSSSGGGGGGGGGGGPHHGPHGGVPQTLNLVSSRPNSNPPPSHSGSITPTNLPSPGGAGGVGDIRSSHPGGGGGGGAGSGGNSSDYENGPLMKRPRITEGWAT, via the exons ATGGGTCGGAAGAAAATACAGATATCCCGGATTACGGATGAACGGAATCGACAG GTGACGTTCAATAAGAGGAAATTCGGCGTTATGAAGAAGGCGTACGAGCTCTCGGTACTTTGCGATTGTGAAATAGCGCTGATAATATTCAGTTCTAGTAACAAATTGTATCAGTACGCAAGCACAGACATGGACAAGGTCCTCCTAAAGTACACCGAGTACAACGAGCCCCACGAATCGCTTACCAACAAGAACATAATCGAG GCACTCAACAAGAAGGAGCATAAGGGAGCGATGTCGCCCGAGAGTCCGGAGCCCGATACCGCCGAGTATAATCTCACGCCGAGGACCGAGGCTAAGTACAGCAAAATTGACGAGGAATTCCAAATGATGATGCAGAGGAATCAGCACAACGGCACGAGG GTTATGGGACAGTCTAATTACACTCTGCCCGTCTCGGTGCCGGTGAACAGTTACGGAGAATCTCTACTGGGCTCCAGTCCACAAATGGCACACACCAGCATCTCGCCTAGACCTTCGTCGTCTGAAACAGATTCAG ttTATCCATCGGGCGGGATGTTGGATATGAGCAACGGTTATCCACCGTCGGCGTCGCCGCTCGGCGGTTCACCAAGTCCTGGACCATCGCCAGCGCTCGGCGTCGGAGGCGGGGGTGGAGGTAAAGGCAGTTCCTCGAGGCATTCGCCGCAACCTCCCCCGCCGCCTCATCCTCACAGAGCCAACCTGAGAGTCGTCATACCTGCACCCCTTACACAGTCCTTGTCGGACGACAACAATTACGAC AGCGGGCATTCGCAATCTGCGCTGAACACACCGGTTGTGGCGTTACAGACACCCTCGGTGCCAGCTGGATACTCTAGTTTCGGACCGACAGACTACTCGTCGGATCTTGGGAGCCTGGCGTGGTCCCACCAGAGGTACGTTGATGACTTGTCAATGTATTCGGCAGCCACCATGTCCAGCATCAG TGGTCTTCCGCATTTGGCGGTATCCAGCAGTACACCGCCACCGTCGACGTCGCCTCTACCGGTGAAAATAAAGAGTGAGCCAATAAGTCCTCCTCGGGACCCACACGGGGGTGGAGGTCCGGGCGGTGGTAACCCGGGGTCGATCCATCACTCGAGTCTCGGCGTCGGTCCGTCGTCGAGCGGcgggggtggaggaggaggaggaggcgggGGGCCGCATCACGGACCCCACGGGGGCGTGCCACAGACATTGAACTTAGTTTCGAGCAGGCCCAATAGTAACCCGCCTCCCTCTCATTCTGGCAGTATAACACCGACGAATTTACCATCGCCTGGCGGTGCCGGCGGTGTCGGTGATATAAGGTCGAGTCATCCTGGCGGCGGGGGTGGAGGAGGTGCTGGCAGTGGCGGAAACAGCTCCGACTATGAAAATGGACCGCTAATGAAACGGCCAAGGATCACCGAGGGATGGGCCACTTAG
- the LOC124411563 gene encoding myocyte-specific enhancer factor 2 isoform X5, whose translation MGRKKIQISRITDERNRQVTFNKRKFGVMKKAYELSVLCDCEIALIIFSSSNKLYQYASTDMDKVLLKYTEYNEPHESLTNKNIIEALNKKEHKGAMSPESPEPDTAEYNLTPRTEAKYSKIDEEFQMMMQRNQHNGTRVMGQSNYTLPVSVPVNSYGESLLGSSPQMAHTSISPRPSSSETDSVYPSGGMLDMSNGYPPSASPLGGSPSPGPSPALGVGGGGGGKGSSSRHSPQPPPPPHPHRANLRVVIPAPLTQSLSDDNNYDSGHSQSALNTPVVALQTPSVPAGYSSFGPTDYSSDLGSLAWSHQSGLPHLAVSSSTPPPSTSPLPVKIKSEPISPPRDPHGGGGPGGGNPGSIHHSSLGVGPSSSGGGGGGGGGGGPHHGPHGGVPQTLNLVSSRPNSNPPPSHSGSITPTNLPSPGGAGGVGDIRSSHPGGGGGGGAGSGGNSSDYENGPLMKRPRITEGWAT comes from the exons ATGGGTCGGAAGAAAATACAGATATCCCGGATTACGGATGAACGGAATCGACAG GTGACGTTCAATAAGAGGAAATTCGGCGTTATGAAGAAGGCGTACGAGCTCTCGGTACTTTGCGATTGTGAAATAGCGCTGATAATATTCAGTTCTAGTAACAAATTGTATCAGTACGCAAGCACAGACATGGACAAGGTCCTCCTAAAGTACACCGAGTACAACGAGCCCCACGAATCGCTTACCAACAAGAACATAATCGAG GCACTCAACAAGAAGGAGCATAAGGGAGCGATGTCGCCCGAGAGTCCGGAGCCCGATACCGCCGAGTATAATCTCACGCCGAGGACCGAGGCTAAGTACAGCAAAATTGACGAGGAATTCCAAATGATGATGCAGAGGAATCAGCACAACGGCACGAGG GTTATGGGACAGTCTAATTACACTCTGCCCGTCTCGGTGCCGGTGAACAGTTACGGAGAATCTCTACTGGGCTCCAGTCCACAAATGGCACACACCAGCATCTCGCCTAGACCTTCGTCGTCTGAAACAGATTCAG ttTATCCATCGGGCGGGATGTTGGATATGAGCAACGGTTATCCACCGTCGGCGTCGCCGCTCGGCGGTTCACCAAGTCCTGGACCATCGCCAGCGCTCGGCGTCGGAGGCGGGGGTGGAGGTAAAGGCAGTTCCTCGAGGCATTCGCCGCAACCTCCCCCGCCGCCTCATCCTCACAGAGCCAACCTGAGAGTCGTCATACCTGCACCCCTTACACAGTCCTTGTCGGACGACAACAATTACGAC AGCGGGCATTCGCAATCTGCGCTGAACACACCGGTTGTGGCGTTACAGACACCCTCGGTGCCAGCTGGATACTCTAGTTTCGGACCGACAGACTACTCGTCGGATCTTGGGAGCCTGGCGTGGTCCCACCAGAG TGGTCTTCCGCATTTGGCGGTATCCAGCAGTACACCGCCACCGTCGACGTCGCCTCTACCGGTGAAAATAAAGAGTGAGCCAATAAGTCCTCCTCGGGACCCACACGGGGGTGGAGGTCCGGGCGGTGGTAACCCGGGGTCGATCCATCACTCGAGTCTCGGCGTCGGTCCGTCGTCGAGCGGcgggggtggaggaggaggaggaggcgggGGGCCGCATCACGGACCCCACGGGGGCGTGCCACAGACATTGAACTTAGTTTCGAGCAGGCCCAATAGTAACCCGCCTCCCTCTCATTCTGGCAGTATAACACCGACGAATTTACCATCGCCTGGCGGTGCCGGCGGTGTCGGTGATATAAGGTCGAGTCATCCTGGCGGCGGGGGTGGAGGAGGTGCTGGCAGTGGCGGAAACAGCTCCGACTATGAAAATGGACCGCTAATGAAACGGCCAAGGATCACCGAGGGATGGGCCACTTAG
- the LOC124411563 gene encoding myocyte-specific enhancer factor 2 isoform X4, translating into MGRKKIQISRITDERNRQVTFNKRKFGVMKKAYELSVLCDCEIALIIFSSSNKLYQYASTDMDKVLLKYTEYNEPHESLTNKNIIEALNKKEHKGAMSPESPEPDTAEYNLTPRTEAKYSKIDEEFQMMMQRNQHNGTRVMGQSNYTLPVSVPVNSYGESLLGSSPQMAHTSISPRPSSSETDSVYPSGGMLDMSNGYPPSASPLGGSPSPGPSPALGVGGGGGGKGSSSRHSPQPPPPPHPHRANLRVVIPAPLTQSLSDDNNYDTPSVPAGYSSFGPTDYSSDLGSLAWSHQRYVDDLSMYSAATMSSISGLPHLAVSSSTPPPSTSPLPVKIKSEPISPPRDPHGGGGPGGGNPGSIHHSSLGVGPSSSGGGGGGGGGGGPHHGPHGGVPQTLNLVSSRPNSNPPPSHSGSITPTNLPSPGGAGGVGDIRSSHPGGGGGGGAGSGGNSSDYENGPLMKRPRITEGWAT; encoded by the exons ATGGGTCGGAAGAAAATACAGATATCCCGGATTACGGATGAACGGAATCGACAG GTGACGTTCAATAAGAGGAAATTCGGCGTTATGAAGAAGGCGTACGAGCTCTCGGTACTTTGCGATTGTGAAATAGCGCTGATAATATTCAGTTCTAGTAACAAATTGTATCAGTACGCAAGCACAGACATGGACAAGGTCCTCCTAAAGTACACCGAGTACAACGAGCCCCACGAATCGCTTACCAACAAGAACATAATCGAG GCACTCAACAAGAAGGAGCATAAGGGAGCGATGTCGCCCGAGAGTCCGGAGCCCGATACCGCCGAGTATAATCTCACGCCGAGGACCGAGGCTAAGTACAGCAAAATTGACGAGGAATTCCAAATGATGATGCAGAGGAATCAGCACAACGGCACGAGG GTTATGGGACAGTCTAATTACACTCTGCCCGTCTCGGTGCCGGTGAACAGTTACGGAGAATCTCTACTGGGCTCCAGTCCACAAATGGCACACACCAGCATCTCGCCTAGACCTTCGTCGTCTGAAACAGATTCAG ttTATCCATCGGGCGGGATGTTGGATATGAGCAACGGTTATCCACCGTCGGCGTCGCCGCTCGGCGGTTCACCAAGTCCTGGACCATCGCCAGCGCTCGGCGTCGGAGGCGGGGGTGGAGGTAAAGGCAGTTCCTCGAGGCATTCGCCGCAACCTCCCCCGCCGCCTCATCCTCACAGAGCCAACCTGAGAGTCGTCATACCTGCACCCCTTACACAGTCCTTGTCGGACGACAACAATTACGAC ACACCCTCGGTGCCAGCTGGATACTCTAGTTTCGGACCGACAGACTACTCGTCGGATCTTGGGAGCCTGGCGTGGTCCCACCAGAGGTACGTTGATGACTTGTCAATGTATTCGGCAGCCACCATGTCCAGCATCAG TGGTCTTCCGCATTTGGCGGTATCCAGCAGTACACCGCCACCGTCGACGTCGCCTCTACCGGTGAAAATAAAGAGTGAGCCAATAAGTCCTCCTCGGGACCCACACGGGGGTGGAGGTCCGGGCGGTGGTAACCCGGGGTCGATCCATCACTCGAGTCTCGGCGTCGGTCCGTCGTCGAGCGGcgggggtggaggaggaggaggaggcgggGGGCCGCATCACGGACCCCACGGGGGCGTGCCACAGACATTGAACTTAGTTTCGAGCAGGCCCAATAGTAACCCGCCTCCCTCTCATTCTGGCAGTATAACACCGACGAATTTACCATCGCCTGGCGGTGCCGGCGGTGTCGGTGATATAAGGTCGAGTCATCCTGGCGGCGGGGGTGGAGGAGGTGCTGGCAGTGGCGGAAACAGCTCCGACTATGAAAATGGACCGCTAATGAAACGGCCAAGGATCACCGAGGGATGGGCCACTTAG
- the LOC124411563 gene encoding myocyte-specific enhancer factor 2 isoform X3, with amino-acid sequence MGRKKIQISRITDERNRQVTFNKRKFGVMKKAYELSVLCDCEIALIIFSSSNKLYQYASTDMDKVLLKYTEYNEPHESLTNKNIIEEHKGAMSPESPEPDTAEYNLTPRTEAKYSKIDEEFQMMMQRNQHNGTRVMGQSNYTLPVSVPVNSYGESLLGSSPQMAHTSISPRPSSSETDSVYPSGGMLDMSNGYPPSASPLGGSPSPGPSPALGVGGGGGGKGSSSRHSPQPPPPPHPHRANLRVVIPAPLTQSLSDDNNYDSGHSQSALNTPVVALQTPSVPAGYSSFGPTDYSSDLGSLAWSHQRYVDDLSMYSAATMSSISGLPHLAVSSSTPPPSTSPLPVKIKSEPISPPRDPHGGGGPGGGNPGSIHHSSLGVGPSSSGGGGGGGGGGGPHHGPHGGVPQTLNLVSSRPNSNPPPSHSGSITPTNLPSPGGAGGVGDIRSSHPGGGGGGGAGSGGNSSDYENGPLMKRPRITEGWAT; translated from the exons ATGGGTCGGAAGAAAATACAGATATCCCGGATTACGGATGAACGGAATCGACAG GTGACGTTCAATAAGAGGAAATTCGGCGTTATGAAGAAGGCGTACGAGCTCTCGGTACTTTGCGATTGTGAAATAGCGCTGATAATATTCAGTTCTAGTAACAAATTGTATCAGTACGCAAGCACAGACATGGACAAGGTCCTCCTAAAGTACACCGAGTACAACGAGCCCCACGAATCGCTTACCAACAAGAACATAATCGAG GAGCATAAGGGAGCGATGTCGCCCGAGAGTCCGGAGCCCGATACCGCCGAGTATAATCTCACGCCGAGGACCGAGGCTAAGTACAGCAAAATTGACGAGGAATTCCAAATGATGATGCAGAGGAATCAGCACAACGGCACGAGG GTTATGGGACAGTCTAATTACACTCTGCCCGTCTCGGTGCCGGTGAACAGTTACGGAGAATCTCTACTGGGCTCCAGTCCACAAATGGCACACACCAGCATCTCGCCTAGACCTTCGTCGTCTGAAACAGATTCAG ttTATCCATCGGGCGGGATGTTGGATATGAGCAACGGTTATCCACCGTCGGCGTCGCCGCTCGGCGGTTCACCAAGTCCTGGACCATCGCCAGCGCTCGGCGTCGGAGGCGGGGGTGGAGGTAAAGGCAGTTCCTCGAGGCATTCGCCGCAACCTCCCCCGCCGCCTCATCCTCACAGAGCCAACCTGAGAGTCGTCATACCTGCACCCCTTACACAGTCCTTGTCGGACGACAACAATTACGAC AGCGGGCATTCGCAATCTGCGCTGAACACACCGGTTGTGGCGTTACAGACACCCTCGGTGCCAGCTGGATACTCTAGTTTCGGACCGACAGACTACTCGTCGGATCTTGGGAGCCTGGCGTGGTCCCACCAGAGGTACGTTGATGACTTGTCAATGTATTCGGCAGCCACCATGTCCAGCATCAG TGGTCTTCCGCATTTGGCGGTATCCAGCAGTACACCGCCACCGTCGACGTCGCCTCTACCGGTGAAAATAAAGAGTGAGCCAATAAGTCCTCCTCGGGACCCACACGGGGGTGGAGGTCCGGGCGGTGGTAACCCGGGGTCGATCCATCACTCGAGTCTCGGCGTCGGTCCGTCGTCGAGCGGcgggggtggaggaggaggaggaggcgggGGGCCGCATCACGGACCCCACGGGGGCGTGCCACAGACATTGAACTTAGTTTCGAGCAGGCCCAATAGTAACCCGCCTCCCTCTCATTCTGGCAGTATAACACCGACGAATTTACCATCGCCTGGCGGTGCCGGCGGTGTCGGTGATATAAGGTCGAGTCATCCTGGCGGCGGGGGTGGAGGAGGTGCTGGCAGTGGCGGAAACAGCTCCGACTATGAAAATGGACCGCTAATGAAACGGCCAAGGATCACCGAGGGATGGGCCACTTAG
- the LOC124411563 gene encoding myocyte-specific enhancer factor 2 isoform X6, giving the protein MGRKKIQISRITDERNRQVTFNKRKFGVMKKAYELSVLCDCEIALIIFSSSNKLYQYASTDMDKVLLKYTEYNEPHESLTNKNIIEALNKKEHKGAMSPESPEPDTAEYNLTPRTEAKYSKIDEEFQMMMQRNQHNGTRVMGQSNYTLPVSVPVNSYGESLLGSSPQMAHTSISPRPSSSETDSVYPSGGMLDMSNGYPPSASPLGGSPSPGPSPALGVGGGGGGKGSSSRHSPQPPPPPHPHRANLRVVIPAPLTQSLSDDNNYDTPSVPAGYSSFGPTDYSSDLGSLAWSHQSGLPHLAVSSSTPPPSTSPLPVKIKSEPISPPRDPHGGGGPGGGNPGSIHHSSLGVGPSSSGGGGGGGGGGGPHHGPHGGVPQTLNLVSSRPNSNPPPSHSGSITPTNLPSPGGAGGVGDIRSSHPGGGGGGGAGSGGNSSDYENGPLMKRPRITEGWAT; this is encoded by the exons ATGGGTCGGAAGAAAATACAGATATCCCGGATTACGGATGAACGGAATCGACAG GTGACGTTCAATAAGAGGAAATTCGGCGTTATGAAGAAGGCGTACGAGCTCTCGGTACTTTGCGATTGTGAAATAGCGCTGATAATATTCAGTTCTAGTAACAAATTGTATCAGTACGCAAGCACAGACATGGACAAGGTCCTCCTAAAGTACACCGAGTACAACGAGCCCCACGAATCGCTTACCAACAAGAACATAATCGAG GCACTCAACAAGAAGGAGCATAAGGGAGCGATGTCGCCCGAGAGTCCGGAGCCCGATACCGCCGAGTATAATCTCACGCCGAGGACCGAGGCTAAGTACAGCAAAATTGACGAGGAATTCCAAATGATGATGCAGAGGAATCAGCACAACGGCACGAGG GTTATGGGACAGTCTAATTACACTCTGCCCGTCTCGGTGCCGGTGAACAGTTACGGAGAATCTCTACTGGGCTCCAGTCCACAAATGGCACACACCAGCATCTCGCCTAGACCTTCGTCGTCTGAAACAGATTCAG ttTATCCATCGGGCGGGATGTTGGATATGAGCAACGGTTATCCACCGTCGGCGTCGCCGCTCGGCGGTTCACCAAGTCCTGGACCATCGCCAGCGCTCGGCGTCGGAGGCGGGGGTGGAGGTAAAGGCAGTTCCTCGAGGCATTCGCCGCAACCTCCCCCGCCGCCTCATCCTCACAGAGCCAACCTGAGAGTCGTCATACCTGCACCCCTTACACAGTCCTTGTCGGACGACAACAATTACGAC ACACCCTCGGTGCCAGCTGGATACTCTAGTTTCGGACCGACAGACTACTCGTCGGATCTTGGGAGCCTGGCGTGGTCCCACCAGAG TGGTCTTCCGCATTTGGCGGTATCCAGCAGTACACCGCCACCGTCGACGTCGCCTCTACCGGTGAAAATAAAGAGTGAGCCAATAAGTCCTCCTCGGGACCCACACGGGGGTGGAGGTCCGGGCGGTGGTAACCCGGGGTCGATCCATCACTCGAGTCTCGGCGTCGGTCCGTCGTCGAGCGGcgggggtggaggaggaggaggaggcgggGGGCCGCATCACGGACCCCACGGGGGCGTGCCACAGACATTGAACTTAGTTTCGAGCAGGCCCAATAGTAACCCGCCTCCCTCTCATTCTGGCAGTATAACACCGACGAATTTACCATCGCCTGGCGGTGCCGGCGGTGTCGGTGATATAAGGTCGAGTCATCCTGGCGGCGGGGGTGGAGGAGGTGCTGGCAGTGGCGGAAACAGCTCCGACTATGAAAATGGACCGCTAATGAAACGGCCAAGGATCACCGAGGGATGGGCCACTTAG
- the LOC124411563 gene encoding myocyte-specific enhancer factor 2 isoform X2 translates to MGRKKIQISRITDERNRQVTFNKRKFGVMKKAYELSVLCDCEIALIIFSSSNKLYQYASTDMDKVLLKYTEYNEPHESLTNKNIIEKEHKGAMSPESPEPDTAEYNLTPRTEAKYSKIDEEFQMMMQRNQHNGTRVMGQSNYTLPVSVPVNSYGESLLGSSPQMAHTSISPRPSSSETDSVYPSGGMLDMSNGYPPSASPLGGSPSPGPSPALGVGGGGGGKGSSSRHSPQPPPPPHPHRANLRVVIPAPLTQSLSDDNNYDSGHSQSALNTPVVALQTPSVPAGYSSFGPTDYSSDLGSLAWSHQRYVDDLSMYSAATMSSISGLPHLAVSSSTPPPSTSPLPVKIKSEPISPPRDPHGGGGPGGGNPGSIHHSSLGVGPSSSGGGGGGGGGGGPHHGPHGGVPQTLNLVSSRPNSNPPPSHSGSITPTNLPSPGGAGGVGDIRSSHPGGGGGGGAGSGGNSSDYENGPLMKRPRITEGWAT, encoded by the exons ATGGGTCGGAAGAAAATACAGATATCCCGGATTACGGATGAACGGAATCGACAG GTGACGTTCAATAAGAGGAAATTCGGCGTTATGAAGAAGGCGTACGAGCTCTCGGTACTTTGCGATTGTGAAATAGCGCTGATAATATTCAGTTCTAGTAACAAATTGTATCAGTACGCAAGCACAGACATGGACAAGGTCCTCCTAAAGTACACCGAGTACAACGAGCCCCACGAATCGCTTACCAACAAGAACATAATCGAG AAGGAGCATAAGGGAGCGATGTCGCCCGAGAGTCCGGAGCCCGATACCGCCGAGTATAATCTCACGCCGAGGACCGAGGCTAAGTACAGCAAAATTGACGAGGAATTCCAAATGATGATGCAGAGGAATCAGCACAACGGCACGAGG GTTATGGGACAGTCTAATTACACTCTGCCCGTCTCGGTGCCGGTGAACAGTTACGGAGAATCTCTACTGGGCTCCAGTCCACAAATGGCACACACCAGCATCTCGCCTAGACCTTCGTCGTCTGAAACAGATTCAG ttTATCCATCGGGCGGGATGTTGGATATGAGCAACGGTTATCCACCGTCGGCGTCGCCGCTCGGCGGTTCACCAAGTCCTGGACCATCGCCAGCGCTCGGCGTCGGAGGCGGGGGTGGAGGTAAAGGCAGTTCCTCGAGGCATTCGCCGCAACCTCCCCCGCCGCCTCATCCTCACAGAGCCAACCTGAGAGTCGTCATACCTGCACCCCTTACACAGTCCTTGTCGGACGACAACAATTACGAC AGCGGGCATTCGCAATCTGCGCTGAACACACCGGTTGTGGCGTTACAGACACCCTCGGTGCCAGCTGGATACTCTAGTTTCGGACCGACAGACTACTCGTCGGATCTTGGGAGCCTGGCGTGGTCCCACCAGAGGTACGTTGATGACTTGTCAATGTATTCGGCAGCCACCATGTCCAGCATCAG TGGTCTTCCGCATTTGGCGGTATCCAGCAGTACACCGCCACCGTCGACGTCGCCTCTACCGGTGAAAATAAAGAGTGAGCCAATAAGTCCTCCTCGGGACCCACACGGGGGTGGAGGTCCGGGCGGTGGTAACCCGGGGTCGATCCATCACTCGAGTCTCGGCGTCGGTCCGTCGTCGAGCGGcgggggtggaggaggaggaggaggcgggGGGCCGCATCACGGACCCCACGGGGGCGTGCCACAGACATTGAACTTAGTTTCGAGCAGGCCCAATAGTAACCCGCCTCCCTCTCATTCTGGCAGTATAACACCGACGAATTTACCATCGCCTGGCGGTGCCGGCGGTGTCGGTGATATAAGGTCGAGTCATCCTGGCGGCGGGGGTGGAGGAGGTGCTGGCAGTGGCGGAAACAGCTCCGACTATGAAAATGGACCGCTAATGAAACGGCCAAGGATCACCGAGGGATGGGCCACTTAG